The DNA segment taataataataataataataataataataataataacaatagtaatcttcctatattaataaacgaaaatctttttgtacacgtgtcgTGCCTCAtcccttttaataatagtattacatattaattttatacacaaaatataatataatattaataatatagtTGGAGATAAAcgtctaaattcaaatttaaataataattatctataacaaatataaatgtatcaaataatataataagtataatattatttaatataattagagatcaaacgtataatttcaaatttaattaatagtaaattactttttgagtccctatgttttagtggttttaaccacttgaatccaaaattaaaaagtttaataCTTTGAGTCTCTACCCGTTCATTCACACTCtctataaaaaaattcaaaaaaccttttgtaaggttgagttctctaagttctcacaacttgtagaagttttcattttaccctaaccatatatatttgttaagataaaatatattatttggatataaactatagttactaataaagtatcaaattaCATGTACAAGTAGCGAAAATATAACTGTtctttatttttactaatttatctaaataattcatttcattaataagggattatatataagtttataatttatatttttcgtcactcaacccgtgtaatacacggggttgtaagctagtaATAACAATAACAAGATTAACAATAAGAATAACAATAAGAATAACGATAACGGTAACGGTAacgataaataataataataatttaaaaaaaaaacattaaaaacatTTCTTGCATTTTGATCAGGTTTATGTAACTAGAAGTATGATTGTGACACCCATGATCAGATAATGaatatttacattttttttttgttagtgaGTTCATACAAGTATATTTCTCAACTCAAATCACACTTGCTCACATGTGCTTTTAACCCGATAACTTTTAACTGGTTTGATTTTTCTTTAATAACTTTCGCTtggtaactttttttattttctaaaagACAATTTTGTGgttgtgtttaatttttttttccttATGTCCCACTATAAATCTGTTAAAATGAAGTTGTATTCAAAATAGGGTATCTTTTGAGTATCGTAGGTTATATATGTTGACAATATACGTTTGTTTTATACAGTTAACCATGTTAATGCGACCACCGTAACATGCATAACAAATTTTGCAAACGCACCGTTCAGCCGGGCTTAGCTTCTAGTTTCCATTAATCAAGAAAAAAAATTCTGATACTAATATGAATTAATCCTAATGCTTAGTAACAAtattaggtagtgtttggtacgAAGGAATAGAATgaaatggaatggatcattctgatggaatgaaaagaaacatgtttggttatcatgtggtaatggaatggagcatttcaaaggaatgtaactccttccaaatataacaaTTTCCATTCATTGGCATGTAggtgtttttttttctattccttcaaggaatggaaagaaacatattgttattgttattgttatgtttattgtttattgtttattcatagtgatattaatatatatatataaaaattattattaatttttttaccattaatatattattattattgaggcaattatatttttgtcgtttttacTACAATTATGTTTCGTTAATTCGTCTTTTTTTTGTTTATCAtattgtacaaagtaatgattcattctattcacatatgagtaaccaaacatcacaatggaatggaatgatccatttcattccgttgtccattccattacctcgtccattccattctctcattcattccattaccccataccaaacagacccttagttTATTCACACGTTACATcctaattatatattaaatagtgACAAATGGCTTACAATCATTCATTTTTAATATGTTGTACATTTGtatacttaattttttttttaaagttactTCGAAATGCAGAGTGTGTACTTTTGCACAAATTTGAGGTTTGGTTTATTATTTTGATAGCAGGTTAAGCATATAATTCTACTATCGTtttctatgcagttaatgcggtaaaatatcggatatcgttcaaggaccgatatttgagatataggtcaTCTCCGTGAGATATCGGTGgaatatcggtaattttaatataacaCAGAATGTATATATACAGCAATTTAACACTGATAAGtcagtgatatatcggtgatatattggTTTTATCTGTCGAATATCGGTGATACATcagtcaaatatcggtgatatatcggttatatcggtcaaatatcggtcaatatcgccgatattaTCAGTATCGATATTTGAGACCGATATTTTACTAGGGGGCCGATAtaaccgatattaactgcatagatcGTTTTACATAATCTAATTTTCGCACATACAATTAAGAGGAACGACACATTTGTTTAACTACAAGATGAACTAGATAAGTGCAGCAAGCAAAAGATTTGTAAAACAAATGTTGGTGTTGCGATTCCTTCGAGCTTGAATAGAGATCATTAGCAGAACATAAAGAGCGTGAAACGTGGTTGGTTGGTTCGGCCTGTCACCTCCGTGACTTTGACCTGAAAACATGTTGTACTTCAAATATTTACAATCACAACCGACGACACAATTATATATCCACTTAGAAGTAGGACTGTGAGGGCATGCTCGTCTTTTGGCAATGCTTCCCCGCTTCTCCAACATCATCGTTTCGGTTGTACAAAACATCAAGTACCCTTTATAGAATACTAACACTCTTTAGTGTTGCTGCAGTATGATGACAGCGACAAATGTCATAATCGTCCTCAAACCCAACACCAAACCTCCACATGCCGCTGCCAAACACATTCAGTTATTTTAGTTACTCATAAACAATTTACAATTCTATGCACAATATCAtaattaaggggctgtttggcaacatctgaatggttaagtgctgaaccagtaagaggtctgaaccattaagtgctgaaccagtaagaggaggtctgaaccattaagaaactgtataatacttaaccgttcagagacagatgtctgaccaattcagattagaggtcttaaccattcagactctgtataaatcttaaccattcagacatctgctcgtgaaacaaacagtcactctgtataaatcttaaccattcagacatctgctcgtgaaacaaacagtctgaaccattaagtgctgaaccagtgaGAGGTCGtgagaggtctgaaccattaagagcctcattaagagttaaacaaacagcccctaaaaggtttaaaacaagtatgtCGCGTGTTAACTTACACGAAGGTTGCAAAAATGAACCTGACGGAGACATGTCATGAGGGTCTGCAACATCACTGTTTGAAGGAGGGTGAGTGTGTGCAAAAACTACATTCGGCAATGGGCCTGATGCAGGGATCATATCGGTTAGAGGTGGCGGGCCTGGCGGTCGTAATGACGATGGTGGTGGCGGTAGTGGTAGTCGTGGTGGTGGCGAAAGATTCCGCAGGGGTCGTGGGGGAGGGGTACGTGGTGAAGGGACTGGCTGGGAAACAGGAGAGAATACAGGAGGATGCTTACTATAACTCTTCTTCCTGTTGTAGCCAGAGTGACAATCTGGCGGCTTTGCATTGTGAATATTGTGAGGTGCAGGGGAATGTTTTGATGGTGACGGTGGCTTTGCAGGCGGCAGTTGCTTATCATGGTGGTGATTATGGTGGGGTTGTGGAGGAGGATGAGGTAGTGGAGTTGGAGAAGGTGTCGGACTTCCCCTGCCGCCACTAGAACCTTTATAATAAGACGAAAGACTAATTTGCTTGACCCGCCCGAATTGAGTGTTGTTTAGGCCCAGATTTTTCGTCGGTGAACCCTTAATGGTTTGAACCAACTGTTTGGACCTAGCCATTGATGGAGTCCCGATCGCCAGAACAACTGATGACTGCACAGTCGTGTGGAGAGCCACTGTCGAACCTTTTGGATTCGTCAAGCTAACGTGTAAATTCTGCATTATACGACAACAAACCGAGTAAATCACAATCTTTGAAgattaaagagtaaaatgccattttcgtctctGGGGTTggaccagttttgcgactttcgtccaaaggtttgtttttccgaacTTGGAtacaaaaggtttgaaatcttgccattttcatctggctcgttaactccatccaattttctccgttaagtcagggggtttttgtctttttttatttagtaagggtattttgaatacttgtatgCTAAATGCTtatacataaagtgaaaaagaccgaattgccctttaagttaacaaaaaagtccaaaatacccctgacttaactgagaaaaatggatggagttaacgagccggatgaaaatggcaagattttaaatcttttggatccagatgtggaaaaacaaacctttggacgaaagtcgcaaaactagccaaacctcagggaccaaaatggcattttactcaagaTTAAATTATTTTCAATTTGATTTATTTgcggtttatgtttattacctcaTATGGACTAAGATGCAGGCCGGACTTGAGCTGGCTAGTCAATTCACCAAAGTGGTCGAGAATTTGTTGAATAGAAAAGTTCAAAGTAAAGTTGAACCGTATTTGGACCTTTTGTAGCGGATATGCACTCTGGTCAGGGGTGACGGTTATTCCGCCAACAAATTTCAACACCTCAAAAGAAGATGGTTCCCCAAACAGAGGCTCGGTCAAGCGTAGAGGTGGTTGTTTTAGAACAAGAGAGACAAAAGAATCTCTTACTAAGCTTCTTGCGTACGATGAAATGTACGGATTGTATTCATCATGATCAACGCCAAAAATAACCTTGGTTGTATTTGATGTGTCGTTTCTTTCTGCTGTTAAGATTACAACCTGAAGAACAAACAAGTTTAAtataaggaaaaattacaagttttgtcctttatctttataccacttttcaggcagTGTCCTtattaacgaatgttgacaggcgatgtcctttactaggtattttgttgcaagtttagtcctttacacccaacccagttaaaaaaccctgttaattgttgggtgtaaaggactaaacttgcaacaaaatacctaggtaaaggactaaacttgcaacaaaatacctagtaaaggacaccgcctgtcaacattcgttaaaaaggacaccgcctgaaaagtggtataaagataaggacaaaacttgtaatttttccttaatATAATACATGAGATGAGAGAGAAAGACCgagggtgagagagagagagagagagagagagtatgcaTGCCTTTATAGTGGGAACTCTTATTTCATCAAATATGTCACCCTCGAGGCGTTGAAAATCATCTTGCAGTAAAGACAATGGCTTCTGAATCATAAAAGTTGCTACTATATCATGACCTGGAAAGTGAAAAAGTCAAATCGTGTGATCAAACTTTAGTTGACTTTTAGACGACAAGATAGTAAGATAGAGAGCATCGGTTACTGCGAATTAGGTGGTGAAGTTATGGCATGAAATAAAGCACTATAAGAACATGGGATTATCAGGAAAACAATCAAATTTCttttaggcaaattggaaaataataatcccatctttctgaaattggccgataataatcccaagtcagttattagccaataataatccgacctcgtccaatttttttgtaaaatagtctgccgttaaaataagcttaacggagttaagtgtttttccgaattacaaaccgatgttttagggcttttgatcagaacgaggatacgagtcgattgatgtaaaacttacctcgaaattgtgttcgaaatggcttgaattttgttaattggaagttaaacacccgaattgaagcaccgttttcgtgggttgggggcagtatttcgaggtaagttttacatcaatcgactcgtatcctcgttctgatcaaaagccctaaaacatcggtttgtaattcggaaaaacacttaactccgttaagttattttaacggcggactattttacaaaaaaattggacgaggtcggattattattggctaataactgacttgggattattatcggccaatttcagaaagatgggattattgTTTTCCAATTTCCCTTTCTTTTAAGTACTGTTTTTTAAGACCCTTTTGAAACGTTCAGCATTCTGTTGGTCAAAAATGTTATCGTTGGAGCCAAACTACTGAGGGAAAGAAGCAGGGCAGCCGGTCCTAGTAATTAACAGGATCAAGACCTGATATAGTTTCCTAAATTACAGTTTCTTTCCAACAAGTTGTTTACCCTTGAAATGTTTTATATAGATGATAAGCCATTGTAATTCTCTCGAGCACCTCGAAATAAAGATAAACCCTAGTTGCAGCCGTGGACGTAGGTCAAAGAAAAAGATTCAATCTATTTGGGTTAACCCATATAATtaaacagaaaaataaaaacaaaaaaacattgtTGCCTTGAGGCCCTTAAGATTTAAGACCTCAAGTTTATATAATACTAAATTAATATATAGAGCactgtttcaaaaaaaaatgtaaaaatacCATAATTCATGAATAAATTACCATTCGGTCATATTTTTATCTTCTAAAAAAATATTCGAACTTGTATAACAGACCATGCCTTTACATAGTAAATCAAACTATCCATGTAACAAAACTCATTTCATCAGTTACAAACAGAAAAAATAAATGGCTTTCTATTTAACATAAAACTTCAATCATtcgttgaaaaaaaaaaagtaaagaaCACTAACTTTAGCCTTTAAACACAGAGTAGTTTATGCATAGATGTTCAGATTTATTCATATTTAAACATTTTATAGAAATCATATAttatattttgaaatatttaagTACACAATACAAAATTAACTATTCTCATTATTGTTAATTTGCCATTAAAGCCAGGGGGTGTGGCCTCGCGCCACCCCGCCACATCACCAATTTTGGCGCCCCATAGCGCCCTCCCCACCCCCTGCTCGTAAACAAGGGGACGCTATCCCTTGTCCGCCAGCCCACTAACGGGCGTGAATGGGTGCATCTGGTGGGCCCCATGCCTCTTAACCAATCAGATTTTGCttattttttctttcttttttgatATTTAATTAGGTGGGGGCGCTAGtggggctttatcccacaccaTCATTGTTAAAAGGGGCgccatttttatctcaaaatttaCGTGGCGCTTACGtcgcgtgataaagcccctaggggctttaaaCCACACCCACCAGCCTAATGGAAAAGAAAAGCTTTTCTAAGATAAATCTACTTAAGATTTTTTTTATGATTAATAATGTCAGAAGAGAGATTCAATAGACTGAATATTTTATCAACTAATAAAGATACAAAACAAGAAATTTATTATGAAATTTAATGAAAACTTGCATAAAAGAAAGTCAAAACAATAATAAGAAGACAAGGCTCTAGAGTCTAGAATGTTTGAGAATGCACAAGTTATCCAGCTATTACCTTCTACTTATGTATTCTCCCACAACTCCACAAGTGTAtacatagttgttaatggcgaatagtgataaatagcgataaggtacctatataCTACATAGCGAATAACGATAAATAGCAGGCGCTATTacataaatagcgatacactagaagtttttttttaattttagagttaaatgccagtttagtccaaaggttttatttttcgcctgtgggtccaaaaaggtttccccgttgccattttagtccactaggttaacttcatccattttttctgttaacgag comes from the Helianthus annuus cultivar XRQ/B chromosome 4, HanXRQr2.0-SUNRISE, whole genome shotgun sequence genome and includes:
- the LOC110938019 gene encoding uncharacterized protein LOC110938019 isoform X2, translating into MGKGEQQQQQQQPLPITHPPQSPAHNCSSSSSSSCCCLFRFKCLFVVLLGLSLFLSAVFWLPPFFRNRDLDLDSHYKGHDIVATFMIQKPLSLLQDDFQRLEGDIFDEIRVPTIKVVILTAERNDTSNTTKVIFGVDHDEYNPYISSYARSLVRDSFVSLVLKQPPLRLTEPLFGEPSSFEVLKFVGGITVTPDQSAYPLQKVQIRFNFTLNFSIQQILDHFGELTSQLKSGLHLSPYENLHVSLTNPKGSTVALHTTVQSSVVLAIGTPSMARSKQLVQTIKGSPTKNLGLNNTQFGRVKQISLSSYYKGSSGGRGSPTPSPTPLPHPPPQPHHNHHHDKQLPPAKPPSPSKHSPAPHNIHNAKPPDCHSGYNRKKSYSKHPPVFSPVSQPVPSPRTPPPRPLRNLSPPPRLPLPPPPSSLRPPGPPPLTDMIPASGPLPNVVFAHTHPPSNSDVADPHDMSPSAACGGLVLGLRTIMTFVAVIILQQH
- the LOC110938019 gene encoding uncharacterized protein LOC110938019 isoform X1 translates to MGKGEQQQQQQQPLPITHPPQSPAHNCSSSSSSSCCCLFRFKCLFVVLLGLSLFLSAVFWLPPFFRNRDLDLDSHYKGHDIVATFMIQKPLSLLQDDFQRLEGDIFDEIRVPTIKVVILTAERNDTSNTTKVIFGVDHDEYNPYISSYARSLVRDSFVSLVLKQPPLRLTEPLFGEPSSFEVLKFVGGITVTPDQSAYPLQKVQIRFNFTLNFSIQQILDHFGELTSQLKSGLHLSPYENLHVSLTNPKGSTVALHTTVQSSVVLAIGTPSMARSKQLVQTIKGSPTKNLGLNNTQFGRVKQISLSSYYKGSSGGRGSPTPSPTPLPHPPPQPHHNHHHDKQLPPAKPPSPSKHSPAPHNIHNAKPPDCHSGYNRKKSYSKHPPVFSPVSQPVPSPRTPPPRPLRNLSPPPRLPLPPPPSSLRPPGPPPLTDMIPASGPLPNVVFAHTHPPSNSDVADPHDMSPSGSFLQPSSACGGLVLGLRTIMTFVAVIILQQH